A region of Melitaea cinxia chromosome 15, ilMelCinx1.1, whole genome shotgun sequence DNA encodes the following proteins:
- the LOC123660201 gene encoding serine protease inhibitor swm-1, translated as MYFLHISPLLLVNLFYNNCKCPPNEEYLLCGSACPANCTSPIPADCSDDCVEGCFCLTGYLRNENGTCVNIDECDTSFCFNNNEVFDICNASCEPSCTDPEPICTKVCASGCICATGLLRSPEGDCVSVDKCSVNGTAPGIFEKYLNTINKILHLTVA; from the exons atgtATTTCCTACACATATCTCCTCTTTTACTCGTCAATCtgttttataacaatt GTAAATGTCCACCAAACGAAGAATATCTGCTATGTGGGTCTGCATGTCCTGCAAATTGCACCAGCCCAATTCCAGCGGATTGCAGCGATGACTGCGTCGAAGGCTGCTTCTGTCTGACTGGCTACTTGAGAAACGAGAATGGTACTTGCGTCAATATTGATGAGTGTG aCACAAGTTTCTGCTTCAACAATAATGAGGTCTTCGACATCTGCAACGCGTCCTGTGAACCTAGTTGCACAGACCCGGAGCCGATTTGCACAAAGGTCTGTGCATCTGGTTGTATCTGTGCAACGGGGCTCTTGAGGAGTCCTGAAGGAGATTGCGTCAGCGTCGATAAGTGTTCCGTTAATGGAACAGCTCCTGGTATTTTTGAGAAGTACCTGAATACGATAAATAAGATACTACATTTGACTGTAGCTTAG